GAAAAGTTAGTGCTCGTGGAAGAACTTTTAACAAAGTATAACATCTAACAAGGGAAAAGGATTACAAAATGAACAGCAGAACCAGTGTCTACCGCAAGATGTTCGTAGAACCAAAATTGAAGATTTCATCAAGCCATCGCTCCTACTCAGTTCGTAAAGACCTGCGGGGCGGCTCGATCGTTCCTTCTTTCTCTAAGGTCAACTACTCGGCGCCGACCATAATCAAGTCCCGAAATGTAAGGTCGGTAAGGAGTAGCGCTCCCGGATCGGCCCTGAACTTCTCCTTGGTGGATGCCATGAACTCGGAATTCAAGGTGAACCGCAACAATGAGAAAGCCGAGATGATTGAGCTGAATGACCGTCTCGCCAACTTCCTCGATAAGGTGAGGATGCTGGAGCAACAGAACAAGGTGCTCACGGCCGAGCTGGAGCAACTGAAGGGCAAACCCAGGTCCAGGATCGGGGACCTCTACGAACAGGAGCTGAGGGAGCTGCGCCTCCAGATCGATCAGATCAACAACGAGAAATCCAGAATCGAAGTGGAAAGGGATAACCTGGCCGACGATCTGCAGAAGCTGAGGGAGAAGTAAGTCTAtctgttcaattatttatttcattTGTTTTAAAAGAAGGGGGGGGGGCAGACGATTTGCACCTGAGCTTCTAAAGTTGCTTCTGCTTCGCACATTGGGGACAAAAAACTAACCAAGCAACGATTTTCTTAAAGTTCCCTTAAAATACAAATGGAAAAATACCCTCAAATTGAAGAATGGGCCCTGGCTTAATTATGCATCTGCAAAATTTGCAGGATCtttcactttaacaaaaaaagtCTGAGAATATATACAATCTCACTTTCCTGGCCTTCACCAGGAATGTTTTAAAGCCTCGTGACTAAATAGTTAAATCCGCCTTCTAATTCTTCAAACCCAGCAAAAAAAACCTTCCTGCTTTAGTGTAGTTTTCGTGCAACTAAAAGCGCATCAAACTGGTAGTTTATAACAATCACTCTTGATCGTTGTTTGTAGTCTGATCGCTTTATGCGATTTATGGGCACAGTCTTACCGCCGTTTTTGCGTGGATGTGAAGTGATTTGAGGTGTGCATGGATGTGAAAGCGGCAGGATGAGTGAGAGCTGAGAAACTACCTCCAGGTTGGTAATCTTGACACCACTCCAGGTCTGCACGGGGGTAGTATAACTCCATAGGACCCTTTCGGGATTTTCCAAACTTTTTCCGTCTGCCGACTTGAATAGGGCACCACACAAATAACACTCAAGACTGGTACCGATGGGGGCATTCACATTTATAACTGCCCTTAACAGTGTAAATACAAACTGAAtccaaagtcatgaagggtctacaattgtaaacaattttacaacaccaagttatagtccagcaattttattttaaattcacaagctttcggaggcttcctccttcgtcaggtgaacgatgtgaaaactgacgaaggaggaagcctccgaaagcttgtgaatttaaaataaaattgctggactataacttggtgttgtaaaattgtttacaattgtcaaccccagtctatcaccggcatctccacatcatgaagggtctagacagagtggatagagagaaactgttcccattggcggcagGGTCgacaaccagagggcatagatttaaggtgattggcaaaagaaccaaaggtgatatgaggaaaaacttttttacacagcgagtggttatgatctggaatgcactgcccgagggggtggtggagacagattcaatcatggccttcaaaagggaactggataggtacttgaagcaaaaaatgtgcagggctacagggatagggtggggcagtgggactagctggattgctcattcaTAGAGCCTGcaagactcgatgggctgaatggcctccttccgtgctgtaacctttctatgattctattctaagttTGCTTTAACAAGGCAGCAGTGGGAAATGAGACTCCTTGATTCAAAATGAGTTCGGGCCACAACACCCAATTTATACTCCATCACAAGTCTGAGTACAGTATTAACTCATGAATAGTAATTCCACCCTTAATATTTTTGCGTACCTCAAGTAGTAGACATCATTTTATTCAGATACTTGAAAAAGGTTGCAAGCGTTTAACCAAAATCTGCTCGCTTTGCAAAATAATCGATTTCAGATGTTTCAATATATTCGGCTATAAAGAATAGCGAGAATAATAAGTAGTAAAAACGATTGCTGGGTAGAAGAACATATTGAAACTCCAAATCAACACAACTCTGCCTGTCAAAAAGACGTTCGAGATTCACGGACGCCTCACTTCAAGCCGGAGTGGGCGTGAACTGATATCTCAATACTGTTCTTTGCAGGTGGCAAGATGAAATTATTCAGCGGGAGGACGCCGAAAACAACCTGGCAAGTTTCAGACAGGTAAGAACGGTAACTGACTGTAACCTGTGAAATATCGCGACCTCACGATTGGAATCGCTTGCTGAATTTAGCCGCTATCTTAAAATTCAGCCCGATCTCTGCGATCGGGAGGGAACTAATGTAACAGATACCCATTGGAGACTAGATCGCAACCCCTACCACACCCAGCCGTTGTACAGGAAGGAACAAATAGGGAGAGGCACGCAATGTTCTTGTGAACCTGTAGGTAGAGAAATGTCCTTTAATTGGTTTTACCTTCTTCTTAACCGATTACCGTTATTCTAAAGTTTCTTCTCTCAAATTGCCTCAAAAATGCAGTAAGTTGAGCATTTTACGTGTTCCTGCAAAACATGCGACGTTTcagaatttatattaaaaaatgtaaCGGTATCTGGTGATGATATCTTCTGAAAGCACCGTGTGGAAAATCAATAAAACGTAACAAAGCTTCTTGGGAGTTGTAAACCCAGCAAGTACTACAATTATTTTCAGTGTGTATCAGAACAGTTATAGAAATGATTGCAAATACAAACTTATTAACAATACTGTGCCAAGGTTACCAAAAAGATTAATATGTAAAGAATATTACAAAAACATTTGAATgatatttcaataatttaatttatttgattACTTATTTTGTAAATTATTCTCTCCCTTTATTAGCTAAGAAGGCAGGCCAAAGATCTTTCCCCAGGTCTCTGCTCGCATTTGCCTGTTTTTCTTCCTTTGCCCACCCTTCTGAAGGCAATCACACTGATACCTTCTCCAAGTAGCCATGGTTCATGTATGAACCtatatggggtcaattttaacctaaggctcagtactaggtcccttgctttttgtggtatataataatgatttggacttgaatgtggggggctcgaTCAAGcagtttgaagatgatacaaaaattggccttgtggttgatagtgaggaagaaagctgaagactgcaggaagatatcaatggactggtcaggtgggcagaaaagtggcaaatggaattcaatccagagaagtgtgaggtaatacatttggggagggcaaacaaggcaagggagtacacaataaatgggaggatactgagaagtgtagaagaacagagggaccttggagtgcatgtccacagatccctgaaggtagcaggacaggtagataaggtgattaaaaaggcatatgggatattttcctttaatagccaaggcatagaatataagagcagggaggttatgctagaactgtataaaacattggttaggcaacagcttgagtactgtgtacagttctggtcaccacattacaggaaagatgtgattgcaccagagaggatacagaggagatttacgaggatgttgccagagctggagaattttagctatgagaaaagattggataggctggagttgttctctttggaacaaaggaggctgaggggagatttaattgaggtatgtaaaattatgacgggactaaagTGAATGGATAGggatgacctatttcccttagcagaggggtcagtgaccagaggtcatagatttaaagtaattggtagaaggattagagaagagctgaggagaatttttttcacccagaggatggtgggggtctggaactcactgcctgaaagggtggtaggggcagaaaccctcaactcatttaaaaagtacttggatgagcatttgaagtgccgtaacctatagggctacggaccaagtgctggaaagtgggattaagctggatagctctttttcgccaggcatggacacgatgggctgaatggccttcttttgtgccgtaactttctatgatgctatgaatctatgattataACCGGCCTGTTGGGAAACTGACCGGATGAGGTGGAACACTGGTCTTACAcgtcgcccgattttactctctctccattgaagtcagaggagagtaaattgggtggggtgtaaaaccagcgttgcacccaatcccatgggtttcccgcccagtgagttaggttaaaattacccctagttAGTGTCAGCAGTTTGTTTGGCAGTGGtaatgaagagggggagattcacTGCtgtgcctgatccagcccttacCCGGGATATCCACATTCGTGCATTTTTAATTGAATAGCTATCAagagtgggaactctggctgaaTTTCCTTTTCCTAACTCAGGGGATGCTGATGTCTGTGAGAATATTCCCAGTGCCCCGGCCGAGATCAgtaaattcagcacagaccaggaatcaaagctTTGACACAGCAGCATAATATGTGTACTGACTCCCTGAGTCAGCAGGGAATCTTGCTGATGATATTCCAGAGGCACAGTTTAGAAACACAAAAGAGCAGCCTGGTGACGTGTCCTGcaattttctttctcttcctgagGAAATGTCTGGCCTCTGCTCGCTGGCTCCGCATGATGGCACACCCTATTACCCCATATCTGAAATTCAGTGTGGACAGAATTGTTAGTGTAACCAATGTCCTACTATTCTAGTGTCCATGCTGTACTATCTACTTGTCTCTTCTGGTTTTGTTAATTAAGGaacacagattttttaaaaatgtattttttctcCCTGTGTTTTATCTTTTCGGAGGTCCACATCCAGGCATCTTCCTCTAGCCTGAAGGGCGTGGCACTTTGGGTCAGTCCCTTTCACTGTAAATTTTTCTTTTCACTGAGAAGCAGCATATTGCTTTCATGCAGCGCCCCTGTGGTGGATAGAAGTGATGACATTTGTGCAACGTGCAGCCATGAGGCTCTAACTCATGACCATGTAATAGGAACTGTAGTACTAACAGTGACGCGAAGGAAGCAGCTGTATATTATGTTTCAGTAATGTAAGGTAAGCTCCAGCATGGATTTATCTTGGAATGCAGCTACAATGCACACAGTACATGCCAGTAAAAAAAATGAATAGATGCCTTTGTGCGGCTGGAAATCGGTGGATTAGTGCAGTTGCAGTAGCAACATTGCCATCTTATTGATGAGGAAGCAATGAAgcaaagttcaattttttgttGTCTGATAGAAAATGATTATTTTTGCCCTTTTGCTGCTGCAATCTCACAGAGGGTGGTCATGCTTTATGCATATTTACATATGCAGGAACACAAATAAATGATTTTACATGTTATAGTTATTGAATAAAGAAGTATACAATCTAGTAACCAATTATACTATACGCAACATACTAACAACAAAATACTCAAAAACAGTGAAAATTGTTTCACTTGCCCTTTTCCCTTTGATATTCATATCCTAAAGGCAGGAACTCATAGGCAAATAATATTTATAACTAACCgccatggactcaatgggccgaatggcctccttccatgctgtaacctttctatgattctatgatcctatgatttctCACTTGTGTGCACTTAATAGTGAGCTCTTGTAGGGAATGAACAGTAAAGATAAAATGGAAAGAACAGATTAAATAAGTATATAGATGAGAATGTTAAAAAATGCTCACAAATGCTATTGTTTTTGGTTCAGGATGGTTTGATATGATTCTGTTAGTTGCACAAAAATTTAATGTTGAAGTCTTGCCTTTCATTTTCTTCTGCCAAAGACAACTAGTAATGAGGTACTAAGAATATTTTCAATCTCCCCCGCATTCCCTGTGGTTTGTTAGATAAAGGCACCTCTGTGAGAGTCCAAGCAGATGAATAACATTCTTTCAGTTTTCTAACAAACTCTTAATAAGTAATCAGAAACATAATGTAGATGCATTTTTCTAAGAGGCACAATTAAGTTGACAAGTTACATGAACATATAATCCCTTGTGCAGCTGATTGAGTAATGGTGCCCCAAAAGCACTTCTAAGTGTGGTCCAGGTAACAGCAAAGAGAAGACAATGGTGCCGTTTCATAACTGACCCAGTTTTAATAAAATCCAGCATCGTGACTGTGTATGGTGGAAACACCAAACTCACTCTCAATTGAACAAACACGGTCATCATGTTTAATTGGGCAAcattgaaattttttttattacTCAAACTAAATTGGACACTTTCTATTACAGTGCTCTCCACTGAAGTTACCACATCAAAGCGCAAGTTATAATGAACACCAAGAGTTCTTTGTCAATTTAAAAATTTGTATTTGTTTTCTATCGTAATCCCCTTCAGCAAGAGGGCTAAATGTATTTCTAGCACTGAATATTACATAGTATATCTGGATCTCAGAATGGAACTTTTTACTTTCAGCGGAATTAGAaatttcacttaaaaaaaatagcaTTTCTTTTAAAGCAAATATATTTGAATCTCATTtaaaactcccttttgaaagcttcATGAAATCCTTTTTATGCTATGCATGTTTGATCAGCAGAGTATCAAAATCAATTAAGTATACACAAATTAATTGGTATTTGGACAATGACTATTTTTGTTTGAATTGTAACCTCATAATCCCCAACAGTTAATGACAGCCCTCATTATAAAGCAGCAGGACTGTACAATCATTGTTTGATTGATCATGAATGACTGAAATTAACCTGAAAAAGCTCACATGTCTGTGTTTTTTCTCCTTGTGTGCTGACTGTGATTCTTTGTAGCTTGCTTTGGACTGTGCATGTAAGTCTGATTTGCTTCTAATTTGGTTGTAGTGGCAACTCCCAAATTTGCAGATAGAAAACTCACCAGAAGGGGGTGGTGCAACACCAAATGGCATTTGTGGCAAATCCACAAATGTCTGGAGCTTCATGAACTTTGCGGCTATTGAATTGTGAAACCATTAAAacgctgtaaaaaaaaatcagtgtttgAGACATTTTTAGCGATTGCCTAATATGCTTATCTGTAGCTCATTCTTTACATTTTGTATTTTTTATTTTGGGGATTTTGGCATTGTTTAGGCTAAATGTCTACTATTAGTCACTCAAATATCAGTTTCCACTGATGATTAAGCAACAATGTGAGTGATTTAAGTTATTGACCTCAGGTTTATATATTGTTTGACACAATTCTATTTAAAAGACAAGACTAGTGCTGTAACATTATTGGATCATAATTAAATAATCAGTAATTTCAAAATCAACATTCGCACTAACTTCCTACCAAGAGTTTTTCTACATGTGACTTAATGGTGCCTTATAGTAATTTTATCTACATACAAAAGGTTGTTTTTGCTTCATTTCGTTACAACGGTAAGTATAAAATGGATTAACATATCAATTTATGCAGTATGTGTGCAACTATAACCAATTGTAATAATTATGAATAGGGTTTTATAAAACATTGCAACTGTACAGAATAACTGCTTTGATTAACTCTTTTCTGGATTTTATTTTTCTGTTGTCTCTAAAAGGATGTGGATGATGCCTGTCTGGCACGTTTAGATCTGGAACGTAAAGTTGAGACACTACAAGAAGAAATTATGTTCTTAAAGAAACTTCATGAAGAGGTAAGCATGTACCATTGTTTATAATTTTGAATACTCATTTGGGTAATGTTTATTTTAAATCCGTTACTCCATCTAAAGGTATCCAGAATACACTGTTTTGGCTAAGCAGTGACTCGTCTATCTTTATTTAACTTATTTCTTCAGGAAATTCGTGAACTGCAGGCTCAAATTCAAGATTCGCAGATTAAGGTTGAGATGGATGTGGTCAGACCTGACCTTACTGCAGCACTCCATGAAGTTCGTTCTCAGTTTGATAAACTTGCTGCTAAGAACATTTCTGAAACTGAGGAATGGTACAAGTCCAAGGTATGTTTTCTGATATGCATTTCTtagtagtcatgataacaaaatgGAGCTCAAACCATCTGCCAACCAACTCCTAACCTGCAGCTTTATATCCAGCACcacccctctcccaatgcccagtCTCATACCGTCACTTATTCCATATAAAAATGCATATTTGCCCCattctcacacccactcccagaaAGAAACCGACCATTATTACCACACTCCTATCCCTACAAACACTCACTCCTATTCCTAAACCTCCCAGCTACACCTATCCTATAATTACACCCACTCCCAACCCCAAATCTCCTCTTTCTAATTATTACTCAAAATCCCTAACCCCACAACCACTTCCATATGCGTGCAGACTTTTACACTCAAGGCCACCACCTCAAACTACTACTGTTATACACATTCCCATCTCACCTACAAACTCATCTCATCTTTATGCACAGCGATTGGACTTAAACTACACCAGTTTACACTTCACACCTTAGCACCTACTCCAATTAGTGCACGCACCTCACCCAGCACCTTTCCCATTAGCCACTCCAGTGGTCACCCCATCCATATTCCTATCTCCACAGTCAGTCTCACTGTCACATCCATATTTTCCTACAGCTACTCCCACAGCAATCTTTTTGCCAAaactaaacttaaaaaaaagaaGAAAGTTTTAAAATGCAGTCAATTTAGATCACAGTAAGGGCAGTACTCTAGTATTATAGTAAGATTCACTCATGGAAATCTGTGTATTGGAACAGTTGGCCGATGTGAGTGATTCTGTTTCTCGCAACAATGATGCTCTTCGCTTGGCAAAACAAGAGAATGGCGATTATCGCAGACAAATCCAGACACTGACCTGCGACGTTGATGCACTTAAGGGAACGGTAAGTTGTCTAAATATGAATAATATCTAGCCTTCAGCAAAATAAATTCATTTATCGAACTGAGAGCTTTGtctaacaacaacagcttgcatttatatagcatctttaacatattaaaacgtccctaggcgcttcacaggtgcataatcaaacaaaatttgacaccgagccacataaagagttattaggacaggtgaccaagcgcttggtcaaagaggtaggttttaaggagcatcttaaaggaggacagagagttagagaggcggagagggtggGGAAAGTACTGAGGCGGTTCCACGGGctttggtgttgggaccactactgtttatAATTTACATCAAACTAGGAGGCGAAGTAGAATTGTAGAATTAGACTTGATGCTCAACATGTTCAACCAAAGGAAAGCAGCAATCACCAATTCCAATAGACCTATATAGCCGAAACAATAGGACGCTATTCAAGGAACTGTATAGTGCACTGGTCAGATGACACCTTGTGTATTGCATCCTGTTCTAGTCACTGAGACAAAGGGAAGAATTTCAAGCACAGAAGAGCTATAAGGCTTATCCCTAGTCTTAGAGGTCTGTGTTGTGGGGAAAGACCGGAGAAACTTGggattttcagccttgaaaggaggcatctgagaggtgaacTTATAGAGGTATATACATAAGACATTAAACAATATGAAAgaggtaaatctggaaaattatttAAGTTAAATTGCAAAAGTAGGACAAGGGGTCTCAggctcaaactagtaaaaggcaaaattAGAaacgatcaacacatggaatggattcACAATAGAGTAGTGGagtgaatcatttaagaaccaattagatgctgtaatgggaaCAGCAGCCGGAAGGGTCCAAGGCCTCAATATTCTCTGGGTACCTGTAAAGGAAAGTCCAAACTAACATTTACAGTCCTCTTTGCCTTGCTGCTACGTCCCGTCAGATCTGGGTGCCAGTTCAAGGCTCAGCGGCAGATTCCTGGGCACCACCGATAGTGGCATAACTTGGtcgtaaagaaaagaaagaacttacatttatatagcgcctttcatgacctcagtcccaaagtgcttcacagccaataaaatacttttgaaatatacactgttgtaatataggaaacacgacagccaatttgcatacagcaagctcgctcaaacagcaataaaataaatgaccagattatctgaggggttttttggtgttggttgagggataaatgttgaccaggacaccaggagaacttccctgttcttctttgaatagactGGGGAAATTGGGCCAGGAGGGCCAGGAATGTCCTTTCCCACCTCATTTGCCTTACAATGTTGGGCCTGAACCTATTGCAGGCTCCGGAAATTCCAGGACAGCATAAAAAGGGCAGGGATCCGACATAACAggttgctgctcctcttcctttcAGTACTGCCTGAGAAATTATTTATGAGGTGCTATGGAGAGATGTATCAAAGCCAGTACTTTATCTAACTTAAATGGGGTAGCCTATGTGGCAGCAGGCACAGAGGGTTGGCTTATTATACTTTCACCGATGTCAGCAGAAAATTTGACTATGTATTTGGCCTTTTCCCTATTATTTGAACCCCACCCCAAATATACTGATAGAAGTGTTTTAATATTCCCTGCTATCTTAACCTACTTTAGCTCTCctgatcagtttttttttaaccttactTACCTTGTTTTAAAGTTGCTTTATAATATCTAAATTTTGATTTATTGTATGTTAAACTTttgaaaacataagaacataagaacataagaaataggagcaggagtaggccaatcggcccctcgagcctgctccgccattcaataagatcatggctgatctgatcctaacctcaaatctaaattcatgtccaatttcctgcccgctccccgtaacccctaattccctttacttctagaaaactgtctatttctgttttaaatttatttaatgatgtagcttccacagcttcctggggcagcaaattccacagacctactaccctctgagtgaagaagtttctcctcatctcagttttgaaagagcagccccttattctaagattatgccccctagttctagtttcacccatccttgggaacatccttaccgcatccacccgatcaagccccttcacaatcttatatgtttcaataagatcgcctctcattcttctgaactccaatgagtagagtcccaatctactcaacctctcctcatatgtccgccccctcatccccaggattaaccgagtgaaccttctttgtactgcctcgagagcaagtatgtcttttcttaagtatggacaccaaaactgtatgcagtattccaggtgcggtctcaccaataccttatataactgcagcaatacctccctgtttttatattctatccccctagcaataaaagccaacattccgttggccttcttgatcacctgctacacctgcaaactaactttttgattttcttgcacgaggacccccaaaCATTGCAGTGCCTTATTTACCTTTTGAAACTCCATCTATATTAACATTTGATGGATAGATGCCACAGAAGGTCAGAAAGCACCGATAAAAATTAcaggaaataatgagaaaaagtGACCgtctttcttttaaataaatgcaattaTGAATGTAAACTACCCTGATTGTTCGAGGAAAGTTTTCAATTAGTGTAAACAGTGAAGAAGCTGAAGCATTACAGCTATAGTTTTTTTGCCTTGGCAGAAATCCCAACTGGTCTCCCATGTGGTTTCATTAATTGTGAGATTAAACAGTAAGAGAAATGGAACTTGTTCAAGGATGGTTTTATGAATGTATATGTGCCCAGAATAGTATTGGAGTCATTGAAACAGAGATAATGCAATccatctttcacacacaaacacaacttGGGGAAAATGCATGAAGTAGAGAACTgaaggaagaacataagaaagtaaCCTAAATATTTGCAttcaaacagaatgaatcccttgAGCGCCAGATGCAGGAAATGGAAGAACGATATATTCAGGAGGCAAATAATGCCCAAGACACCATTATCCATCTTGAAGATGAAATCAGCAACTTGAAAGATGAGATGGCTCGTCACTTGCAAGAATACCAGGAGTTATTGACTGTAAAGATGGCTCTAGATATTGAGATTGCAACATACAGGAAATTGCTGGAGGGTGAGGAAAGCAGGTAAGATTTAAGAAAAGAATTCTAATGCATACTAAGGTCTGGTTAATTATAAAAAGACTCACTTTGAAGATGATTGATACCATCAAATACTTCATTCTATTTAGCAGCTCAAAAAATCTACATTGGTTTCTTTATGTTTTGTGACTGTGTTGATAT
This DNA window, taken from Heptranchias perlo isolate sHepPer1 chromosome 2, sHepPer1.hap1, whole genome shotgun sequence, encodes the following:
- the LOC137343105 gene encoding type III intermediate filament-like, which gives rise to MNSRTSVYRKMFVEPKLKISSSHRSYSVRKDLRGGSIVPSFSKVNYSAPTIIKSRNVRSVRSSAPGSALNFSLVDAMNSEFKVNRNNEKAEMIELNDRLANFLDKVRMLEQQNKVLTAELEQLKGKPRSRIGDLYEQELRELRLQIDQINNEKSRIEVERDNLADDLQKLREKWQDEIIQREDAENNLASFRQDVDDACLARLDLERKVETLQEEIMFLKKLHEEEIRELQAQIQDSQIKVEMDVVRPDLTAALHEVRSQFDKLAAKNISETEEWYKSKLADVSDSVSRNNDALRLAKQENGDYRRQIQTLTCDVDALKGTNESLERQMQEMEERYIQEANNAQDTIIHLEDEISNLKDEMARHLQEYQELLTVKMALDIEIATYRKLLEGEESRISMPMPPFGSLSLTDAMYEQQPTDIHMSKKKILIKTIESSGGDIISESTQRIED